From the genome of Onthophagus taurus isolate NC chromosome 5, IU_Otau_3.0, whole genome shotgun sequence, one region includes:
- the LOC111426752 gene encoding PEST proteolytic signal-containing nuclear protein-like encodes MSRRLERDSPSIKSGSAGNRDRSRSRSPTRRDEPHHTKLENVGLGAKHRLKSLGIQMKLSGQKPTPSKQKLSVAAAFNQDSDDEPEEMPPEAKMRMRNIGRDTPTSSGPNSFGKTKQGFSDAKKVFEKNLKEAMENALKDD; translated from the exons ATGAGTAGACGTTTGGAAAGAGATTCGCCCTCGATAAAATCTG GAAGCGCCGGAAACCGGGATCGTTCGAGATCTCGATCGCCAACACGGCGAGATGAACCGCACCACACCAAATTGGAAAATGTTGGATTGGGGGCGAAGCATCGGTTAAAAAGTTTGGGAATCCAGATGAAATTGAGTGGGCAAAAACCGACCCCCTCGAAACAAAAATTGTCGGTCGCCGCCGCTTTTAACCAGGACAGCGATGACGAACCCGAGGAGATGCCCCCCGAAGCTAAAATGAGGATGCGAAACATCGGaag ggATACCCCAACGTCTTCAGGCCCGAATAGTTTTGGAAAAACCAAACAAGGATTTTCGGatgcaaaaaaagttttcgagAAGAATCTAAAAGAGGCGATGGAAAATGCTTTAAAAGACgattaa
- the LOC111426753 gene encoding zinc finger protein 271-like, with protein MNSEAQNPMNGAHNAANEPEGNSQRPPPPTTTVPTDLRVNTALSAVTLSNVAKYWVLTNLLPGPIPQVYSLPGTTRTDNQGKVNQDGMMGQHTNLINADSLLLQQHQPVSIATSQSMSNLAIPTNAMHLDAQSQGHQMNTHQQQQQQQQQSSEQQQSMNQSHQQMNGQPPGPNPPGSGMVQVQVQNNSLVSVIEDNKDHKDLITNEMPPINDNNQSMGQHQQQQHQNQHPNMQMHHLQVQQVLDNVVHTVENNPQQNNTEEMQDGMIIKDEKNIQNCSKFLGTQFGLQDIKGSSMDVRTADGSIVKIAGIQEQDLVKTLGVEVVQNMYKVNVEDINQLLAYHEVFGKLQGEITTTPTTVVQHNVNLQQGGNNNIALVTPKTLVENDQEPTTSSIATDSPPIVSASQVCDLCGKMFQYRYQLIVHRRYHAERKPFTCQVCGKAFTNAAELTRHGKCHLGGSMFTCSVCFHVFANSASLERHMKRHSTEKPYNCTICLKAFARKEHLENHTRCHTGETPYRCQFCSKTFTRKEHMVNHVRKHTGETPHRCEICKKSFTRKEHYNNHVMWHTGETPHHCTICGKKYTRREHLANHMRSHTNDTPFRCEICGKSFTRKEHFTNHIMWHTGETPHRCDFCSKTFTRKEHLLNHVRQHTGESPHRCGYCSKSFTRKEHLINHVRQHTGETPFRCSYCPKAFTRKDHLVNHVRQHTGESPHKCPMCTKSFTRKEHLTNHVRQHTGESPHRCHFCSKSFTRKEHLTNHVRIHTGESPHRCEFCQKTFTRKEHLTNHLRQHTGETPHCCNVCSKPFTRKEHLINHMRSHTGERPFACGECGKSFPLKGNLLFHQRSHNKGPTADRPFRCDLCDKDFMCKGHLVSHRRSHSGERPFACSECGKTFVEKGNMMRHMRKHTNEINGQNNIGENPGQSGVNVSQNNPQTGNNPVVTSVANLQIPQVTQTMANSGQGQHNMPIHPQNSHPVVVPTANGNVLASY; from the exons ATGAACTCCGAGGCGCAAAACCCCATGAATGGGGCCCACAATGCCGCCAACGAACCCGAA GGGAACAGTCAGAGGCCTCCACCCCCAACTACAACAGTGCCTACGGACTTACGTGTAAATACCGCTTTGAGTGCAGTTACTTTGAGTAATGTCGCCAAGTATTGGGTACTCACCAATTTGTTACCGGGGCCAATTCCACAAGTTTATAGTCTTCCCGGAACTACTAGGACTGATAATCAAGGAAAAGTTAATCAG gATGGGATGATGGGTCAACACACAAACTTAATAAACGCCGATTCACTTTTATTACAACAACACCAACCCGTCAGCATAGCCACATCACAATCGATGAGCAATTTGGCGATCCCCACGAACGCTATGCACTTAGACGCCCAATCCCAAGGACATCAAATGAATACCCATcagcaacaacaacaacaacagcaaCAATCATCGGAGCAGCAGCAATCAATGAATCAATCGCATCAGCAAATGAACGGCCAACCGCCGGGGCCTAACCCGCCAGGATCCGGTATGGTTCAAGTACAGGTACAAAACAACAGTTTGGTCTCTGTTATAGAAGACAACAAAGACCACAAGGATCTGATTACGAACGAAATGCCTCCGATTAACGATAATAATCAATCGATGGGGCAACACCAACAGCAGCAACATCAAAATCAACATCCCAACATGCAAATGCATCATTTACAAGTACAACaa gttttaGATAATGTTGTGCATACAGTTGAAAATAACCCGCAACAAAACAACACAGAAGAAATGCAAGATGGGATGATAATAAAAGACGAAAAGAACATTCAGAATTGTTCGAAATTTTTAGGCACCCAATTTGGCCTCCAAGACATTAAAGGCAGCTCGATGGACGTTAGAACGGCCGATGGGAGTATCGTAAAAATCGCCGGGATACAAGAACAAGACTTAGTGAAAACATTAGGGGTCGAAGTCGTTCAAAACATGTATAAAGTTAACGTTGAAGATATCAATCAATTATTAGCCTATCACGAGGTTTTCGGAAAACTCCAAGGCGAAATTACAACCACCCCTACGACGGTCGTTCAACATAACGTTAATTTACAACAGGGCGgaaataacaatattgctttagTTACACCAAAAACGTTGGTCGAAAATGATCAAGAACCGACTACCAGTAGCATCGCTACTGATAGTCCACCAATTGTATCGGCAAGTCAGGTTTGCGATTTGTGTGGCAAGATGTTTCAATACAG gtATCAACTGATAGTGCACAGACGTTACCACGCAGAACGCAAGCCGTTTACTTGCCAAGTGTGCGGTAAAGCCTTCACGAACGCGGCGGAATTAACAAGGCACGGGAAATGCCACCTGGGCGGAAGTATGTTTACTTGCTCGGTGTGTTTCCATGTCTTCGCTAACTCCGCCAGTTTAGAGAGGCACATGAAACGGCACTCAACGGAAAAACCATACAATTGCACGATTTGTTTAAAAGCGTTCGCCCGAAAAGAACATTTAGAAAATCACACACGTTGTCACACCGGTGAAACTCCATATCGTTGTCAGTTTTGTTCGAAAACGTTCACCCGAAAAGAACACATGGTGAATCACGTGCGTAAACACACCGGAGAAACACCGCATCGATGCGAGATTTGTAAAAAATCGTTTACGCGTAAAGAACATTATAATAATCACGTGATGTGGCATACTGGGGAGACCCCACATCATTGTACGATTTGTGGTAAAAAGTATACTCGCCGAGAACATTTAGCGAATCATATGAGATCGCACACGAATGATACTCCGTTTCGTTGTGAAATTTGTGGGAAAAGTTTTACTCGAAAAGAACACTTTACGAATCATATTATGTGGCATACCGGTGAAACTCCTCATCGATGCGATTTTTGTTCCAAGACTTTTACACGAAAAGAGCATTTATTGAATCACGTGAGACAACACACGGGGGAATCACCTCATCGTTGCGGttattgtagtaaaagttttacaagaaaagaaCATTTAATTAACCACGTTAGGCAACACACGGGTGAAACTCCATTTCGATGTAGTTATTGCCCGAAAGCTTTCACTCGGAAAGATCATTTGGTGAATCACGTTCGGCAACACACCGGGGAATCACCACATAAATGCCCGATGTGTACTAAATCGTTTACAAGAAAAGAACATTTAACGAATCACGTGAGACAACATACGGGGGAATCACCTCATCGTTGTCATTTTTGTTCGAAGTCGTTTACTCGGAAGGAACATTTAACGAATCATGTAAGAATCCACACTGGGGAATCACCACATCGATGCGAATTCTGTCAAAAAACTTTCACAAGAAAAGAACATTTAACGAATCATTTGAGACAACACACAGGGGAGACCCCGCATTGTTGTAATGTGTGCTCGAAACCCTTCACTCGTAAAgaacatttaattaatcatatGAGGTCACACACGGGGGAGCGCCCATTCGCTTGCGGTGAATGCGGGAAAAGTTTCCCATTGAAAGggaatttattgtttcatcAACGATCTCATAATAAAGGCCCAACTGCGGATCGCCCGTTCCGATGCGATCTTTGCGACAAAGACTTTATGTGTAAAGGACATTTGGTGTCGCATCGTAGATCGCATAGCGGTGAGCGTCCCTTTGCGTGCTCGGAATGCGGAAAAACGTTCGTCGAAAAAGGGAATATGATGCGTCATATGAGGAAACATACGAATGAGATTAACGGACAAAACAATATTGGGGAAAATCCGGGGCAATCAGGGGTTAATGTGAGTCAAAATAACCCCCAAACGGGTAATAACCCCGTGGTTACATCCGTAGCGAATTTACAAATACCACAGGTCACTCAAACGATGGCTAATTCCGGGCAGGGACAACATAATATGCCCATACACCCACAAAATTCTCACCCCGTTGTTGTACCAACAGCGAATGGAAACGTTTTAGCGAGTTATTGA
- the LOC111426179 gene encoding intraflagellar transport protein 140 homolog, whose amino-acid sequence MTLYFESPVSFLENGAISTSGIWHPNAPLLAIASYSQEKGGFVTIFDELGEPLQDIIFPTHPVSQVTALAWHPEKRLLITGWENGEIRTWTNSEKDFVTINAPHKVPVMLIGFSEKGNRLVTCDSSGSLVGWKMEGKSQIVTAFHHELKECITHLAFRSTVKTSDFDIEGLARAAVNGDEQALDIFSNWRPKTTARKFRLQNGNDNLCFYVGTQEGSVYYINQSGACTEVLNTEGVPLSYVLYHPVRDVLIIMLEGLTIGYFNVDLQGQLTEVTKVKLSGKTQGVRTNQGLVWTGNGSLAILTGDLMVRVWDIDTNDNYVLPTTFKTYSFEKDRVKQINESFTCLSFCQSNQTLCGATNIGRIYFWVKRPFKNEFIENPEDCWELTNITSVNGTIKQIMWGSISLRLPLLSVNAVTKVYIMKEQSLCCCCSEKIWAIQKNANQILLETEDTNYLLNLEVQVTDISVNENYLIVTNGRNVLVYEINWKGGEINSGVKYNEKSKISMTLLSNFVKDNEGVLVYDKFVVTLYPNSVNIYSVNANLICSIPTISNEGEPIGFDVHNQFLTVFTIEGYLKVYDLTERTPKLITTPCNLYDLCTDFGEIIQAKSNSAGTKIALTLAASNLIPDGKLYIFDIEKDKLNWYDFKKRNSTDYEDENEVESNQICTNRIPLSVYWDHSDPRLLICNAKKLKTPISKSLINLYGNKNELENEDHVLVSIFYSESGICIHDIKAIPSEAKLLGLNTPYIIILKKMSILREVMNEFVGLEGCNKTTREAVLDFSYNLTLGNMDAAFKAIKLVHSAGVWTSLARMCVKTRRLDVAGVCLGHMGNARAARALRQALSDQNLELEAKLAVLAIQLGMLDEAEQLYIQCERYDLLNKLLQTRNKMEEALSLAEKKDRIHLRNTQYLYGKELELKGNIKEAITHYELANTHRQDVPRMLLDDPERLKSYMMQTNDAEMLKWWGQNIESQGDMGNALKIYVKAGDVYSQVRVLCFMNEEAKAAELARRSNDKAAFYHMARHYETIGNIEEAVSFFIKANAYSNAVRLCKENNLSDELWNIGTVSTNRDKIECAKHLESIGFSEKSAILYHRAGMLHKALDLAFKNKQFETLQQIAVDLDAESDPALIKKCAEYFVSNQQFEKAVDLLAIGKKYKEAIDLCLKYNVQLTEDLVEKLTPEKDQIPEETRLKILETLGESLLEQSNYHLATKKFTQSGNKIKAMKSLLKSGDTDKIIFFAGVSRQREIYIMAANYLQSLDWQNKPEILRHIITFYSKGKSPDLLANFYVACAQVEIDEFQNYEKAFGALTEASRCLTKVTTPQDPNQLRRATEIVQNQLTNVKRFIDIKKLFDRGDLQSAMNQCRQLLVTGGPDLERSVRRGDVYALIIQMCVKNGNFNEAKQYLNELKQIVGNSNVFITYYVNKDVIEDVARGLGVSVATLIPLDNKNQDGDDDDDEEEIVEE is encoded by the exons ATGACCTTATATTTCGAAAGTCCCGTGAGTTTTCTGGAAAATGGGGCCATATCCACGAGCGGAATTTGGCACCCAAACGCCCCTTTACTCGCAATCGCCAGTTATTCACAAGAAAAAGGGGGATTCGTTACAATTTTCGATGAACTT GGGGAGCCGTTACAAGACATAATTTTCCCTACGCACCCCGTGTCTCAAGTAACCGCTTTAGCATGGCACCCAGAAAAACGATTACTAATAACCGGGTGGGAAAACGGCGAAATAAGAACTTGGACAAACTCGGAGAAAGATTTCGTCACGATAAATGCCCCCCATAAAGTTCCGGTTATGTTAATTGGGTTTAGCGAGAAAGGAAATCGATTGGTCACTTGTGATTCG tcaGGAAGTTTGGTTGGTTGGAAAATGGAAGGAAAATCGCAAATAGTAACAGCATTTCATCATGAATTAAAGGAGTGTATAACCCATCTCGCATTTCGTTCGACTGTAAAAACGTCCGATTTTGATATTGAGGGTTTAGCGAGAGCTGCTGTTAACGGGGATGAACAAGCGTTGgatatttttagtaattgGCGACCTAAAACGACAGCGAGGAAGTTTCGATTACAAAATGGGAAtgataatttatgtttttatgttgGTACCCAAGAAGGGAGCGTTTATTATATTAACCAATCAGGGGCTTGTACTGAAGTTTTAAACACAGAAGGGGTCCCGTTGAGTTATGTACTTTATCACCCCGTTCGGgacgttttaataataatgttggaAGGGCTCACGATTGGTTACTTCAACGTTGACTTGCAAGGTCAATTAACGGAAGTAACAAAAGTGAAATTAAGTGGAAAAACTCAAGGGGTTCGAACGAATCAGGGATTAGTTTGGACCGGAAATGGTTCTTTAGCAATTTTAACCGGCGATTTAATGGTTAGAGTTTGGGATATCGACACAAACGATAATTACGTTTTACCCACTACGTTTAAAACTTATTCCTTCGAGAAGGATcgtgtaaaacaaataaacgaaagCTTCACTTGCTTATCATTCTGCCAAAGTAATCAAACTTTATGCGGAGCCACAAATATTGGGAGGATTTATTTTTGGGTGAAGAGGCCgtttaaaaacgaatttatcGAGAATCCGGAAGATTGTTGGGAATTAACCAACATCACATCGGTGAATGGAACGATTAAGCAAATTATGTGGGGCTCGATTAGTTTACGACTCCCCCTTTTAAGCGTTAACGCTGTAACTAAAGTTTATATAATGAAGGAGCAAAGTTTGTGTTGTTGTTGTAGCGAGAAAATTTGGGCGATTCAAAAAAACGCGAATCAAATCCTTTTAGAAACCGAAGAtactaattatttattaaatttggagGTGCAAGTAACGGACATAAGTGTGAACGAGAATTATTTAATCGTAACTAATGGGAGAAACGTTTTggtttatgaaattaattggAAAGGAGGTGAAATCAACTCGGGGGTTAAATACAACGAAAAATCGAAAATCTCGATGACTTTATTAAGTAATTTCGTTAAAGATAACGAGGGGGTTTTGGTTTAcgataaatttgttgttacTTTATACCCGAATAGTGTTAATATTTACTCGGTTAATGCGAATTTAATTTGTTCGATCCCCACAATTTCTAATGAAGGCGAACCGATCGGTTTTGACGTCCACAACCAATTCTTAACCGTATTCACAATCGAAGGATATTTAAAAGTGTACGATTTAACGGAGAGGACCCCAAAATTAATCACAACACCTTGCAATTTATACGATCTATGCACCGATTTCGGGGAAATAATCCAGGCGAAGTCAAACAGTGCCGGCACAAAAATCGCTTTAACTTTAGCAGCGTCGAATTTAATCCCCGATGGGAAATTGTACATCTTTGATATCGAAAAGGACAAATTAAATTGGtacgattttaaaaaacgtaATTCAACCGATTACGAGGATGAAAATGAAGTGGAATCGAATCAAATTTGCACGAATCGGATCCCTTTGTCGGTTTATTGGGACCACTCGGACCCGCGATTACTAATTTGTAACGcgaaaaagttaaaaacgCCGATTTCAAagagtttaattaatttgtatggGAATAAGAATGAGCTCGAAAACGAGGACCATGTTTTAGTGTCGATTTTTTATTCGGAAAGTGGGATTTGTATCCACGATATTAAAGCGATTCCTTCCGAGGCTAAGTTATTGGGGTTAAACACCccttatataattattttaaaaaagatgaGTATTTTAAGGGAGGTTATGAACGAATTTGTCGGGTTAGAGGGATGTAATAAAACGACTCGCGAGGCCGTTTTagattttagttataatttgaCCTTGGGAAACATGGATGCCGCGTTTAAGGCGATTAAATTGGTGCATAGCGCCGGGGTTTGGACGAGTTTGGCTCGGATGTGCGTTAAAACGCGCCGATTAGACGTTGCGGGGGTTTGTTTGGGGCATATGGGGAACGCGCGAGCTGCGCGTGCTTTAAGACAAGCTTTATCCGATCAAAATTTGGAGTTAGAGGCGAAATTGGCGGTTTTAGCGATCCAATTGGGGATGTTGGATGAAGCGGAACAACTTTATATCCAATGCGAACgctacgatttattaaataaattattacaaacCAGGAATAAGATGGAGGAGGCATTGAGTTTAGCCGAAAAGAAAGACCGGATTCATTTGAGGAACACTCAATATTTATACGGTAAAGAACTCGAATTAAAAGGAAACATTAAAGAGGCTATTACCCATTATGAATTAGCTAATACACACCGACAAGACGTTCCGAGGATGTTATTAGATGACCCGGAAcgattaaaaagttatatgatgCAAACTAATGATGCAGAAATGCTGAAATGGTGGGGCCAAAACATTGAGTCGCAAGGCGATATGGGGAACGcgttaaaaatttatgttaaagCGGGGGATGTTTATTCGCAAGTTCGCGTTTTGTGCTTCATGAATGAGGAGGCGAAAGCCGCGGAATTAGCGAGGAGGAGCAACGATAAAGCCGCGTTTTACCACATGGCGCGGCATTATGAGACGATTGGAAACATAGAAGAAGCCGTATCCTTCTTTATAAAAGCAAACGCCTACAGCAACGCCGTCCGATTATgcaaagaaaacaatttaagCGACGAATTATGGAACATAGGGACCGTATCGACAAATAGAGACAAAATAGAATGTGCTAAACACTTGGAAAGTATAGGATTTTCAGAAAAATCGGCTATTTTATATCACCGAGCTGGGATGTTACACAAAGCTTTAGATTTagcgtttaaaaataaacaatttgaaacGTTGCAACAAATCGCCGTTGATTTAGACGCCGAATCCGATCcggctttaattaaaaaatgtgcaGAGTATTTCGTGAGTAACCAACAATTCGAAAAAGCCGTTGATTTATTGGCAATcggaaaaaaatacaaagagGCCATCGATTTATGCTTAAAATACAACGTCCAACTCACAGAGGATTTAGTCGAGAAATTAACCCCCGAAAAGGATCAAATTCCCGAAGAAAcccgattaaaaattttagaaactttagGAGAGAGCTTACTAGAACAATCCAATTATCATTTAGCCACGAAAAAATTCACGCAAAGCGGAAATAAA attaaagcAATGAAATCGTTATTAAAATCGGGAGACACagataaaataatattcttCGCCGGAGTTTCCCGCCAACGAGAAATCTATATAATGGCAGCGAATTATTTGCAATCACTCGATTGGCAAAATAAACCAGAAATACTTCGCCACATAATCACCTTTTATTCGAAAGGAAAATCCCCCGATTTATTAGCCAATTTTTACGTGGCGTGCGCCCAAGTTGAAATTGatgaatttcaaaattatgagAAAGCCTTCGGGGCCTTAACAGAAGCCTCACGGTGCTTAACAAAAGTAACAACTCCACAAGATCCGAATCAATTACGACGAGCCACTGAGATTGTTCAAAATCAATTGACTAATGTGAAAAGATTTATCgatattaaaaagttgttcGATCGGGGGGATTTGCAATCAGCGATGAATCAATGTAGGCAATTATTAGTTACTGGGGGGCCGGATTTGGAGCGTTCCGTTCGTCGAGGAGACGTTTATGCTCTTATAATACAAATGTGTGTTAAAAACGGAAATTTTAATGAAgctaaacaatatttaaatgaattaaaacaaatcgtAGGAAATTCCaatgtttttattacttattatgttaataaagATGTTATTGAGGACGTTGCTAGAGGATTAGGGGTTTCTGTAGCTACATTAATCCCGCTTGATAATAAAAACCAAGACGGTGATGATGACGatgatgaagaagaaattgtggaggaataa
- the LOC111426516 gene encoding diacylglycerol kinase epsilon: protein MLFTASRSFNNKARLPLPNAIMWTGGTFVPNGGVFVPVFSTFLICVISYYFFKWFSGNDINVPIRDATKNHNWKPINVSSKAWYCSICESLLLNGIGVYCDCCGVCSDTDCIKQANKQLLCKVITSKNDVHLHHWVKGNLSLGAVCSVCNEDCSMEPGLVDYQCCWCQRTVHTSCFKNISQECDFGPFQNMIVPPWCVQVARMKSSIHRHLLLRGVKDPGWKNWFPLIVVANRKSGNNDGDAVLSEFRKILNPAQVLDLAERPPAAALQWSILVAPKPIRLLVAGGDGTVSWLLSSIHRMDLEPQPVVCILPLGTGNDLSRVLGWGKQLSSEIDTEKIMKDIANAKTNTFDRWRVEVAPYRHLGIRLPSKSAYMYNYFSVGVDAQVALDFHRTRDSKFYLFSNRIFNKLLYLCFGTQQVVAADCRNIENRVDLYLDGKLVQLPELESIVVLNIQSWGAGVNLWSMLSDVSPQSYKDGVLEVVGIYSSFHIAQLQVGLSTPHKIGQAKIVEIRLKSKAPVQVDGEPWEQMPAVFKISLVDQATVLVNKTK from the exons ATGTTATTTACCGCCTCCAGGTCATTCAATAATAAGGCACGATTACCTCTGCCGAACGCTATAATGTGGACAGGGGGGACTTTTGTACCAAACGGGGGCGTATTCGTACCCGTTTTCTCAACATTTCTCATTTGTGTAATCAGCTATTACTTCTTTAAATGGTTTAGTGGTAACGATATTAATGTACCAATTAGAGACGCAACTAAAAATCATAATTGGAAACCTATAAATGTTTCATCAAAG GCTTGGTATTGTTCGATATGCGAATCGTTGCTTTTAAATGGTATTGGTGTTTATTGTGATTGTTGCGGAGTTTGTTCGGATACTGATTGTATTAAGCAAGCTAATAAACAGCTTTTATGTAAAGTTATAACCAGCAAAAATGATGTGCATTTACATCATTGGGTTAAAG gaaATTTATCGTTGGGTGCAGTCTGTTCCGTTTGTAACGAAGATTGTTCGATGGAACCCGGATTGGTCGATTATCAATGTTGTTGGTGTCAAAGAACCGTTCATAcaagttgttttaaaaatatttcgcaAGAATGTGATTTTGGCccatttcaaaacatgattgTACCCCCGTGGTGTGTCCAGGTGGCTCGGATGAAAAGCAGTATTCACCGACACTTATTATTGAGGGGAGTTAAAGATCCTGGGTGGAAAAATTGGTTCCCATTAATTGTAGTTG CTAATCGTAAATCAGGAAATAATGACGGAGATGCAGTTTTATCTGAATTTCGCAAAATATTGAATCCGGCCCAAGTTTTAGATCTTGCAGAACGCCCCCCAGCTGCCGCTTTACAATGGAGTATTTTAGTGGCACCCAAACCAATTCGGTTATTAGTTGCTGGGGGTGATGGAACTGTATCATGGTTATTATCTTCTATACACAGAATGGATTTGGAACCTCAGCCTGTTGTTTGCATACTTCCCTTAGGCACTGGAAATGATCTTTCTAGAGTTTTAGGTTGGGGAAAACAACTTTCATCAGAAATTGATACCGAAAAGATTATGAAAGATATTGCTAATGCAAAAACAAACACTTTTGATAG atggCGAGTTGAAGTAGCCCCATATCGTCACTTAGGAATCCGTTTACCATCAAAATCCGCTTACATGTATAACTATTTCAGCGTGGGAGTCGACGCCCAGGTCGCTTTGGATTTCCATAGAACCCGagatagcaaattttatttattcagcaatcgaatttttaataaattgttgtatcTTTGCTTTGGAACTCAACAAGTCGTAGCTGCTGATTGTCGAAACATAGAAAACCGCGTCGATTTGTATTTAGACGGAAAATTGGTGCAATTACCGGAATTAGAATCAATTGTCGTGCTTAATATCCAATCTTGGGGCGCAGGAGTTAATTTATgga gTATGCTAAGCGATGTTTCACCACAATCTTATAAAGATGGGGTTTTAGAAGTTGTCGGAATTTATTCTTCATTCCATATAGCTCAGTTACAAGTTGGTTTATCAACTCCCCATAAAATTGGGCAAGCTAAAATTGTTGAg ATTCGTTTAAAATCGAAAGCTCCAGTTCAAGTTGATGGGGAACCTTGGGAGCAGATGCCTgctgtttttaagatatccTTAGTCGATCAAGCGACAGTTCTcgttaataaaaccaaataa